CACACCCGCGTGGCGTCGGCGGAACAACGTTAGCATCGCCCGCGCGGCGGGCAGCGGCGAATTTGCCCCGCTCTGTGGTTCAACGTACCAGCGGCCGCCGGCTTCGGCCGAACTGGCCTAGCTGATGGCGGTTGTCGCCGATTCTCTCGCGGTAAGGTCGTGACTGGAGTTCGATGAAACCCCGCCAGCTTGCTGGTGCAACCAACAATTCTGCGCCGGCGCCGTTCGCAGCGATTCCCTCGCTTGCGTGACGTCGATCATGCCGGCGCTGCGTTTGAACGGAGAGCAGCTTGCGGGCGATCAGGCTTCCGGCAGTTTCGATAGCGGGCAGTTTCGGCGCGAGTGCGGCGACCTGGGTGTTGCTGCAACAGTTCGCGGTGCGTGGGCTCGTGGCGCTCAAGTTTCTGGCGATCGGCCGGATGCTCGGGCCCGCCGCGATCGGTAGCGTGAGCGTGGCGTTGCTCGCGGTGGCGATTGCCGAGGCGCTGTCCGATACCGGCCTCGCGCAGGCCGTGATTCAAGGCGAACATGCGCCGACGCGGCCGCAGCTCGGTGCGGTCTGGACCACGCTCACCGCGCGCGGCCTGCTTATTTCACTGTTGCTGGTCGCGTTGGCGCCGCTGCTCAGCAGTCAGTTCCATCTGAACGGCTCGCTCGTGCTGATCCAGTTGGCCGCGTTGCTGCCGCTGCTGCGCGGGCTGGCGTCGCCGACCTATTACGTGGTGCAACGCGAGCGGCGCTTCCAGCACATTGCCGGAGTCGAGGTGGCGGCGTCGTTCGTCGATTGCTCGGTCGGGCTTGCGCTGGCTTACTTCGGCGCGGGCGCGGCCTCGGTGCTGATCGGCCTCGTGGCCGGCGAAAGTTTGAAGAGCACGCTGACGTGGGCGACCATGACGCCGCGTCCGCCGGTGCGCGCGGTGTGGTCCGGCATCGGCCACTATGTCGGGTTCAGCCGCTGGATCTGGGCCAGCAGCGTGATCAACCTGTTGCTCAACCAGTTCGACAAGGTGGTGGTCGGCAAGCTGCTGGGGCCCGCGCAACTGGGCGGCTACCAGATGTCGTCGCGGCTCGCGCAGATGCTGCTCGCCGATGCGGCGATCGCGATGTCGCAGTACCTGTTTCCGACCTTCGCGGCGCAGTACCGGCGTAATCCGCAGGCGGCGTCGCGCGTGATCAAGCTGTACCTGCTGGTGATCGCGGTGGGGCTGACGGCCTTCGTGATGGTGCTGAGAATGATCGCCGAGCCGCTGTTCTCGCTGATTCTCGGCGCGGCCTGGCTGCCCGCGGTGCCGCTGTTCCGGATTCTCGTCATCAACATGGCGATCGGGGCGTTGATTGCCGTGCTGGTTGCGTATCTGCGCGCGGTCGGCGACGCGAAAGCGACCGTGCATGCATCGGCGATCCAGGTCGTCGTGCTGCTGGTGAGCGCACCGCCTGCCGTGCACTGGTGGGGTGTGACCGGCATTGCCTGGTCGATGACCCTCGGCCTCGGCTGTGCCGCCGCGTGGATGTTGTTCAGGACGTTGACTGCAAGGACACCGTGATGCGCGTTCTACATCTGGTGCTGGCGCCCCGCCTGTCGGGCGCCGAAGTGCTGGCGAAGGATCTCGCGCTCGACCAGGCTGCCGAAGGCATGGCCGTGTGCGTCGCATCGCTGTTGCCCGCGCATGCGGACTTCGGCTCGTTGCGCGACGAGTTGCGCGAACATGCGGTGCACTGCTGGTTTCCGCGTCATCGCCACAATCTGTTCGTCAAGCTGTGGCGGCTGTTCGTCGCCGTGCGGCGCTTCCGGCCCGACGTGATCTTCGCGCACGCCACCATTCCGTCGTTCTACGCGCGGGCCTTGCCGTTGAACGTGCCGGTCGTGTACGTGATGCACTCGGCGGCCAACGACTTCGAGCGGCCGCTGTTCCGGCGCGTCGAGCATCTGCTCAAGGGCCGCGCGCGGGTGGTGATCGGCGTGTCGCAGCAAGGCGTGACCGATTACGTGCAGGCGATCGGTCCGCATCCTTCGATGACGGTCGTGCCGAACGGCGTGGACCTCGCACGTTTTTCGTTTACCGACGGCGCATCGCCGCAGGGTCGCGCGCCGCAGGTCGTGCAGATCGG
The sequence above is a segment of the Paraburkholderia sp. D15 genome. Coding sequences within it:
- a CDS encoding oligosaccharide flippase family protein, whose product is MRAIRLPAVSIAGSFGASAATWVLLQQFAVRGLVALKFLAIGRMLGPAAIGSVSVALLAVAIAEALSDTGLAQAVIQGEHAPTRPQLGAVWTTLTARGLLISLLLVALAPLLSSQFHLNGSLVLIQLAALLPLLRGLASPTYYVVQRERRFQHIAGVEVAASFVDCSVGLALAYFGAGAASVLIGLVAGESLKSTLTWATMTPRPPVRAVWSGIGHYVGFSRWIWASSVINLLLNQFDKVVVGKLLGPAQLGGYQMSSRLAQMLLADAAIAMSQYLFPTFAAQYRRNPQAASRVIKLYLLVIAVGLTAFVMVLRMIAEPLFSLILGAAWLPAVPLFRILVINMAIGALIAVLVAYLRAVGDAKATVHASAIQVVVLLVSAPPAVHWWGVTGIAWSMTLGLGCAAAWMLFRTLTARTP
- a CDS encoding glycosyltransferase family 4 protein, giving the protein MRVLHLVLAPRLSGAEVLAKDLALDQAAEGMAVCVASLLPAHADFGSLRDELREHAVHCWFPRHRHNLFVKLWRLFVAVRRFRPDVIFAHATIPSFYARALPLNVPVVYVMHSAANDFERPLFRRVEHLLKGRARVVIGVSQQGVTDYVQAIGPHPSMTVVPNGVDLARFSFTDGASPQGRAPQVVQIGRYTAVKNQLMTVRAFSQVLKQVDDARLVFYGVVEDPEYQAAVIALADQLGIGDRVVVAGPRTDVARVLSESNVFVMPSQAEAHSVAFLEALATGVPIVANRIPAFAFANGFPNVQLVDTGDLRCYVEAVVAAIGQARAQRSLAGLTLRDTAARYRAIALKLAVSSR